A genomic stretch from Candidatus Hydrogenedentota bacterium includes:
- a CDS encoding biotin/lipoyl-binding protein, whose protein sequence is MATGKARRPHRLVLRVVLCSFFILAGVGIKLFLDTLREPPQVAQIVEPRLRVEVARVEPEDVRVEITGYGEVRALDVVTITSKVAGEILEVYPRLEVGEVIPEGELLFRIDSRDYQAARAQAQAQVDRLNNMITLLRQQFEIDTGRLETYRRTRDIALEEFERDRRLYEEEDVGSGSLVNLSEINYRKAQDAFEQVDEAVTLYPLRIREAEHGLEAAKAALELAELSLGRTEVRAPFTARIKQVQIEAGQNVAPGVPALVLANDSVLEISVPLDSRDARTWLLFRDAAADVAEPANWFGALEPVSCQVIWTEDPGNHVWTGALDRVERFDPMTRTLTVAVRIDSATHPAEGDGLPLVEGMFCQVTIPGKTMRQVYRLPRWAVSFEGEVYVAEGDLLQRRAVMVLRSQGEEAFVSEGLQPGDLVIVTRLLNPLPGMRVDIAAPAPEASTGKTERAS, encoded by the coding sequence ATGGCAACCGGCAAGGCGAGGCGCCCTCACAGGCTTGTGCTGCGCGTTGTGCTTTGTTCTTTCTTCATTCTTGCGGGAGTGGGCATCAAGCTGTTCCTTGATACGCTGCGCGAGCCGCCCCAAGTGGCTCAAATCGTCGAGCCGCGGTTGCGGGTCGAAGTAGCGCGTGTCGAGCCGGAAGACGTGCGGGTCGAGATTACGGGTTACGGGGAGGTGCGCGCGCTGGATGTAGTCACGATCACGTCCAAGGTCGCGGGCGAGATCCTGGAAGTGTATCCGCGGCTGGAGGTAGGCGAGGTCATTCCGGAAGGCGAACTGTTGTTCCGCATCGATTCGCGAGACTACCAGGCGGCCCGGGCGCAGGCCCAGGCGCAGGTGGACCGCCTGAACAACATGATCACCTTGCTGCGCCAGCAATTCGAGATTGACACGGGCCGCCTCGAAACCTACCGGCGCACGCGCGATATCGCCTTGGAGGAATTCGAGCGCGACAGACGTCTCTACGAAGAGGAAGACGTAGGCTCGGGGTCGTTGGTCAATCTGTCCGAGATCAATTATCGCAAGGCACAGGACGCTTTCGAGCAGGTCGACGAGGCGGTCACCCTGTACCCGCTGCGCATCCGCGAGGCGGAACACGGCCTTGAAGCGGCGAAGGCCGCGCTCGAACTGGCCGAATTGAGCCTCGGCCGCACGGAAGTGCGCGCGCCGTTCACGGCGCGGATTAAGCAGGTACAGATTGAGGCGGGGCAGAATGTGGCTCCCGGCGTTCCGGCGCTGGTCCTTGCGAATGATTCGGTGCTGGAGATTTCCGTGCCGCTTGACAGCCGCGACGCGCGCACGTGGCTTCTGTTCCGGGACGCCGCCGCGGACGTGGCGGAACCTGCCAACTGGTTCGGCGCGCTCGAACCGGTTTCCTGTCAGGTCATCTGGACCGAGGACCCCGGCAACCATGTGTGGACCGGCGCATTGGACCGCGTCGAGCGATTCGACCCTATGACCCGCACGCTGACGGTCGCGGTGCGCATCGATTCCGCCACGCATCCCGCCGAGGGCGATGGGCTCCCCCTGGTTGAGGGCATGTTCTGCCAGGTGACCATCCCCGGCAAGACGATGCGGCAGGTGTATCGCCTGCCGCGCTGGGCGGTCTCGTTCGAGGGCGAGGTCTATGTCGCGGAAGGAGACCTGCTGCAGCGGCGCGCGGTGATGGTGCTGCGCAGTCAAGGCGAAGAGGCATTTGTCTCGGAAGGGCTGCAGCCGGGGGACCTCGTAATCGTGACGCGCCTGCTCAACCCCTTGCCGGGCATGCGCGTCGACATCGCGGCGCCGGCGCCTGAAGCGTCCACGGGCAAGACGGAACGCGCCTCATGA
- a CDS encoding FadR family transcriptional regulator, whose translation MVRDAGGSGAPNPTASRSLTALLVRAILHGEYAAGARMPTERALAARHAVSRHVVREALKRLEALGLVRIRQGSGVYVQDVLLNGGMELLEYLLFSDGGLFDRRVLDDLFIFWTRFVPDVLRLAARQRTPEQLARLRDTIAQRADALTDITRLTQIHLRMLRTIAEAAHNTIYNLIFNNMGRAITRLRAAVPLERFGPVLTQEELAHVVAAIEQQDEELVFLLARRLSERTKAQVDAFIDTLTGAATPAV comes from the coding sequence ATGGTACGTGATGCTGGCGGCTCCGGCGCGCCCAACCCGACCGCGTCGAGGAGCCTTACAGCCTTGCTGGTCCGCGCCATACTCCATGGCGAGTATGCCGCGGGCGCGCGCATGCCGACGGAACGCGCATTGGCGGCGCGGCATGCCGTGTCGCGGCACGTGGTGCGCGAGGCGCTCAAGCGGCTCGAAGCGCTGGGCCTGGTGCGGATCCGGCAGGGGTCGGGCGTGTACGTGCAGGATGTGCTCCTGAACGGTGGCATGGAACTCCTGGAATACCTGCTGTTCAGTGACGGGGGATTGTTTGACCGGCGCGTGCTGGATGACCTGTTTATCTTCTGGACGCGATTTGTCCCCGATGTGTTGCGGCTTGCCGCGCGGCAGCGCACCCCGGAGCAACTGGCGCGCCTGCGCGACACGATAGCCCAACGCGCCGATGCGCTCACCGACATCACCCGCCTCACCCAGATTCACCTGCGCATGCTGCGCACCATCGCGGAAGCCGCGCACAACACTATTTACAACTTGATCTTCAACAATATGGGCCGCGCGATCACGCGCCTGCGCGCCGCCGTGCCGCTGGAACGTTTCGGCCCCGTCCTTACTCAGGAAGAACTGGCGCATGTCGTCGCGGCCATCGAGCAGCAGGACGAAGAACTGGTCTTCCTGCTGGCCCGGCGCCTCTCCGAGCGCACCAAGGCGCAGGTGGACGCCTTCATCGATACGCTGACCGGCGCGGCCACGCCGGCAGTCTGA
- a CDS encoding NAD(P)-binding domain-containing protein, translating into MKYPVPGETLDLIVVGSGPAGLVTLYEAKRHGLRAVAIDKGPVCAALLQHPTYMRWFSTVDKLELAGFPLLAEDKSPTRREYLKYCVAFVRYFGLEVVAYQKVVNLVPLDGLFRVETQDMHGRPHTWRSRYAVVATGFYDNPRPLGVAGEDLPKVSHRFSEAHCYADQDVLVVGGGSSAAEAALELCRYGARVTVAMRGARFETKYWIEPDIENRIAEGAIACHRNTEVTAIRASEVVLRDAAGREIVLPNDFVLAMTGYEPDTSLLERAGAVVDPETKKPALTQTLESTVPGLYVAGTLCAGCESNVVFVENSREHGRLIVEGVLRRCGPGALSAP; encoded by the coding sequence ATGAAATACCCCGTTCCAGGCGAAACCCTCGACCTCATCGTTGTCGGGTCGGGCCCTGCCGGACTGGTGACGCTGTACGAGGCGAAACGGCACGGCCTGCGTGCCGTGGCCATCGACAAAGGGCCCGTCTGCGCGGCGCTGCTGCAGCATCCGACCTATATGCGCTGGTTTTCCACCGTGGACAAGCTGGAACTGGCCGGTTTCCCGCTGCTTGCCGAAGACAAGAGCCCGACCCGCCGCGAATACCTGAAGTATTGCGTCGCGTTTGTGCGCTATTTCGGCCTGGAGGTGGTCGCCTACCAGAAAGTCGTAAACCTCGTCCCGCTGGACGGCTTGTTCCGCGTTGAGACTCAGGACATGCACGGCCGCCCCCATACTTGGCGCTCCCGGTACGCCGTTGTCGCCACGGGCTTCTACGACAACCCGCGGCCGCTCGGCGTTGCCGGCGAGGACCTTCCGAAGGTCAGTCACCGCTTTAGCGAGGCTCACTGCTACGCGGACCAGGATGTGCTGGTCGTGGGCGGGGGTTCGTCCGCCGCGGAGGCGGCGCTGGAACTCTGCCGCTACGGCGCACGGGTCACGGTGGCCATGCGCGGCGCGCGTTTCGAGACAAAATACTGGATCGAGCCGGACATCGAAAACCGGATCGCGGAGGGGGCCATTGCCTGCCACCGCAATACGGAAGTAACGGCCATCCGCGCCAGCGAGGTGGTCTTGCGCGACGCGGCGGGCCGTGAAATCGTCCTGCCCAATGATTTCGTGCTCGCCATGACCGGCTACGAGCCGGACACGAGCCTGCTCGAACGTGCCGGGGCCGTTGTAGACCCGGAGACGAAGAAGCCCGCGCTGACGCAGACGCTTGAATCCACCGTGCCCGGCCTGTACGTTGCCGGGACGCTCTGCGCGGGGTGCGAATCGAACGTCGTCTTCGTCGAGAACAGCCGGGAGCACGGGCGGCTGATCGTTGAAGGCGTCCTGCGTCGGTGCGGGCCTGGCGCGCTGTCCGCACCATGA
- a CDS encoding 2-phosphosulfolactate phosphatase yields MLWHVIEGEEGCEFAVRNGCVAVVVDALRASATATMMGHHDVLEIISVLEVEDARRAKAAAYPDALLAGERRTVPPEGFDFGNSPLRIERVRERRVVFTTTTGTGRLLASWGCPALYMGTTINATAVGRAAARHGADIVLIPAGRMGNPYFNAQEDLAGAVTIAMKRGGGELGEGRALCRYWKERIQDEGLHSLFEGAAHADLLRRSGQAGDIEFCARVDVTGAVVRGVARNEWGVVLRPDNHCATA; encoded by the coding sequence ATGCTGTGGCACGTCATAGAAGGCGAGGAAGGTTGCGAATTCGCCGTGCGCAACGGTTGTGTAGCGGTGGTCGTGGACGCATTGCGCGCGAGCGCGACCGCCACCATGATGGGCCATCACGATGTCCTCGAGATCATCTCCGTGCTCGAAGTCGAGGATGCACGCCGCGCGAAGGCCGCGGCCTACCCCGACGCGCTGCTTGCGGGCGAACGGCGCACCGTGCCGCCGGAAGGCTTTGATTTCGGCAACAGCCCGCTGCGCATCGAGAGGGTCCGCGAGCGCCGGGTTGTTTTCACGACAACGACCGGCACGGGCCGCCTGCTCGCCAGCTGGGGCTGCCCGGCGCTGTATATGGGCACGACGATCAACGCGACCGCCGTGGGCCGCGCCGCGGCGCGTCACGGCGCGGATATCGTGCTCATTCCCGCGGGCCGCATGGGCAACCCCTACTTTAACGCGCAGGAAGACCTGGCGGGCGCGGTGACGATTGCCATGAAACGCGGCGGCGGCGAGTTGGGCGAGGGCCGCGCCTTATGCCGGTATTGGAAGGAACGCATCCAAGACGAGGGCCTGCACTCGCTGTTCGAGGGCGCGGCCCACGCGGATCTGCTCCGCCGTTCGGGCCAGGCGGGCGACATCGAGTTCTGCGCGCGCGTGGACGTTACCGGCGCCGTCGTGCGGGGCGTCGCGCGCAACGAATGGGGCGTGGTCCTGCGGCCCGATAACCATTGCGCCACCGCATAG
- a CDS encoding acetylxylan esterase has product MFLFDMPLDQLKTCLLPQSREPDFDAFWDRMRARGQAQPLNPGGEAVAYSVPDVYVEKISFDAFDGGRIVGWLLTPRERRPRPTLLFFHGYSGNKVRAANYLLWALQGFTCIAIDVRGQSGESTDTAYYPEGRTSGWMTSGLLDPERHYFARAYIDAVRTIDFACTRGEVQPGCIGATGCSQGGGLSLAAACLDSRVKLCMAEVPAFCHFRRTFEVTNESPWTEMIQYFKIYPERIERAFRTLSYVELNNMTERIQCPTLITVGLQDMICVPSSIFSAYNRIRVAEKQLDIFPFNAHEAQLNIETMIVWARERLM; this is encoded by the coding sequence ATGTTTCTCTTCGATATGCCGCTGGACCAGTTGAAGACCTGTCTCCTGCCGCAATCGCGCGAACCGGATTTCGACGCGTTCTGGGACCGGATGCGCGCGCGCGGCCAGGCGCAGCCGCTCAATCCCGGCGGCGAGGCAGTAGCGTATTCCGTGCCTGACGTGTACGTGGAGAAGATCTCCTTCGATGCGTTCGACGGCGGCCGCATTGTCGGCTGGCTGCTTACGCCGCGCGAACGGCGGCCCCGGCCGACGCTGCTCTTCTTCCACGGCTACAGCGGCAACAAGGTCAGAGCGGCGAACTATCTCCTGTGGGCACTGCAGGGGTTCACCTGCATCGCCATCGACGTCCGCGGCCAATCGGGCGAGAGCACCGACACGGCGTACTATCCCGAGGGCCGCACCAGCGGGTGGATGACCAGCGGCTTGCTCGATCCCGAGCGGCACTATTTTGCCCGGGCCTACATCGACGCGGTGCGCACGATCGATTTCGCATGCACGCGCGGCGAGGTGCAGCCTGGTTGCATAGGCGCGACCGGCTGCAGCCAGGGCGGCGGGCTCTCGCTCGCGGCGGCATGCCTCGACAGCCGGGTCAAGCTGTGCATGGCCGAAGTGCCTGCGTTCTGCCATTTCCGCAGGACCTTCGAGGTCACGAATGAATCGCCCTGGACCGAAATGATCCAGTATTTCAAGATCTATCCCGAGCGCATCGAGAGGGCGTTCCGGACATTGAGTTATGTCGAACTCAACAACATGACCGAACGGATTCAGTGTCCCACGCTCATTACCGTTGGACTCCAGGACATGATCTGCGTGCCCTCCAGCATTTTCAGCGCCTACAACCGAATCCGGGTCGCGGAGAAGCAACTCGATATCTTCCCCTTCAACGCGCACGAGGCCCAGCTCAACATTGAGACCATGATTGTGTGGGCGCGCGAGCGGCTGATGTAA